A window from Enterocloster bolteae encodes these proteins:
- a CDS encoding carbohydrate ABC transporter permease, whose translation MKDRKRMEGRRKAALTAAGILVTCVFLFPLYWMVATSLRPPGESFSNPSFFPSRIVFDSYILKNEHGISLFTYLKNSVVVSFGATALTLVLGVPASYGLARFKSRMISVLLFIFLVAQMLPSSLILTPLFVNFNKLGLINNHLGVILSDATITIPFVVIILRTYFKDIPKELEEAAIIDGCGPLGTFIRIMVPISYPGIVTATSMALFMSWGDMVFSLTFLNQEKLKTLPLILYKAMGELGVRWEILMAYSTVVVLPIVIVFICLQKYIVSGLTAGSVKG comes from the coding sequence ATGAAGGATAGAAAACGTATGGAAGGCCGGAGGAAGGCAGCGCTGACAGCCGCAGGCATACTGGTTACCTGTGTATTCCTGTTTCCTTTGTACTGGATGGTGGCCACATCGCTCAGACCGCCGGGGGAATCCTTTTCCAACCCGTCCTTTTTTCCCAGCAGGATTGTGTTTGATTCATATATCCTGAAAAATGAACATGGGATCAGCCTGTTCACATATCTTAAAAACAGTGTTGTGGTTTCGTTCGGGGCAACAGCCCTCACCCTGGTTTTAGGGGTTCCGGCCTCCTATGGGCTGGCAAGGTTTAAAAGCAGGATGATAAGCGTGCTTTTGTTCATCTTCCTGGTGGCTCAGATGCTGCCCAGCTCACTGATTTTGACGCCTCTGTTTGTAAATTTTAACAAACTGGGGTTAATCAACAATCATCTGGGAGTCATCCTGTCCGACGCAACCATTACCATACCATTTGTGGTCATCATACTGAGGACATATTTTAAAGACATACCCAAAGAACTGGAGGAGGCCGCCATTATTGACGGATGCGGTCCCCTGGGGACATTCATCCGCATCATGGTTCCCATCAGCTATCCGGGTATCGTGACAGCCACTTCCATGGCCCTGTTCATGTCCTGGGGCGACATGGTGTTCTCCCTGACATTCCTGAATCAGGAAAAGCTAAAGACCCTGCCGCTGATTCTTTACAAGGCCATGGGCGAGCTGGGAGTCAGATGGGAGATTTTAATGGCCTACTCAACCGTAGTGGTGCTTCCCATTGTTATCGTGTTTATCTGTCTGCAGAAATACATAGTCAGCGGTCTGACCGCCGGCTCAGTCAAAGGGTGA
- a CDS encoding ABC transporter substrate-binding protein, with the protein MKKRLFTRGIALGLAAVMLAGCSGSGTSTSQGSTDAGTTGQTAETQASQGQEQTTIEMWYHISPDQATLLLQMIDEFQELHPGIKVETQSVAFAEIKKQLSIGVAADQLPDVTLCDTVDNVSFAAMGAAMDITSEVEAWGELENYFEAPVNSARYEDKYYGVPYYSNCLAIMYNKDIFDEMGLEYPDSGWTWDDFKDMTAKTTTADHYGLTMSLIKSEEGTFDVLPFIWQAGADYDSLDSEGAGEALTMINDFYQNGYMSKELISMTQADMCASLFATGKSAMMVAGSWLNTNIQNENPDLNYGVVTFPNYKNAASPIGGGNIMMMKDDNREASWELMKFLSSKENSRKFCEDAGYISPREDAVAESTLWLDDPILSVYTEQLKLAKARGPHPKWPEISSAIQFAYQDVLSGAKSVDDALKQAAAEVAEIISE; encoded by the coding sequence ATGAAAAAACGTTTATTCACAAGAGGAATTGCCCTTGGGCTGGCAGCGGTGATGCTGGCAGGGTGTTCCGGCTCCGGCACCAGTACCAGCCAGGGCAGCACAGACGCAGGCACCACAGGTCAGACCGCAGAAACCCAGGCGTCTCAGGGACAGGAGCAGACCACCATTGAAATGTGGTATCACATTTCTCCGGACCAGGCAACGCTTCTGCTTCAGATGATTGATGAGTTCCAGGAACTGCATCCCGGCATCAAGGTGGAAACCCAGAGCGTGGCTTTCGCGGAAATCAAGAAACAGCTGTCCATTGGCGTGGCTGCGGATCAGCTGCCGGACGTTACGCTTTGTGATACCGTGGACAATGTTTCATTTGCAGCCATGGGAGCAGCCATGGATATCACAAGCGAGGTGGAGGCCTGGGGAGAGCTGGAGAATTATTTTGAGGCACCGGTGAACTCTGCCCGGTACGAGGATAAGTATTACGGGGTTCCCTATTACAGCAACTGTCTTGCCATCATGTATAATAAAGACATTTTTGATGAAATGGGGCTGGAGTATCCTGACAGCGGCTGGACCTGGGATGACTTTAAGGACATGACGGCCAAGACAACCACGGCAGACCATTACGGGCTTACAATGTCCCTGATTAAATCAGAGGAAGGGACCTTTGATGTGCTTCCGTTTATCTGGCAGGCAGGGGCGGATTATGACAGCCTGGATTCAGAGGGGGCCGGGGAAGCCCTTACCATGATTAATGATTTCTACCAGAACGGATATATGAGCAAGGAGCTGATATCCATGACCCAGGCAGATATGTGCGCTTCTCTGTTCGCAACCGGCAAGTCGGCCATGATGGTGGCAGGAAGCTGGCTGAATACCAATATCCAGAATGAGAACCCGGATCTGAATTACGGCGTGGTTACCTTCCCCAACTACAAAAATGCCGCTTCTCCCATAGGTGGAGGGAACATCATGATGATGAAGGATGACAACAGGGAAGCGTCCTGGGAATTAATGAAATTCCTCAGCAGCAAAGAGAATTCCAGGAAATTCTGTGAGGATGCCGGTTACATATCACCAAGGGAAGATGCTGTGGCGGAGAGTACCCTGTGGCTGGATGACCCAATTCTTTCGGTCTATACGGAACAGTTAAAGCTTGCCAAGGCCAGGGGGCCTCATCCGAAATGGCCTGAGATTTCCAGTGCGATTCAGTTTGCGTACCAGGATGTGCTCTCGGGTGCCAAATCAGTGGACGATGCACTGAAGCAGGCAGCGGCAGAGGTTGCGGAAATCATCAGCGAATAA
- a CDS encoding carbohydrate ABC transporter permease yields the protein MGSKKGYFFKKKLTLFAFVLPGAAFMTIMIIFPIISNIIMSFKNVDLMNFATGDSHFVGLKIYQKICRTEVTWIAVKNTLVFTLWCLVFQFPIGFLMALFFGQDFKGAGPLRAVNVVAWMIPMVAVAGVFKYMFNSDIGIMNRILMGLHLIQKPVEWLAHGNTAMAAIIIANIWKGVPFNMILLATALTTVPQDIYESASIDGATRIQRFFYITVPLLRPAIISVLTLGFIYTFKVFDLVYVMTGGGPGSSTEMLSTLAYRYSFSEYNFSQGAAVANILFVMLMAVGMIYIHIVTREDEN from the coding sequence ATGGGAAGTAAGAAAGGATATTTCTTTAAGAAGAAGCTGACACTGTTTGCGTTTGTCCTGCCGGGTGCAGCGTTCATGACCATCATGATTATTTTTCCGATTATAAGCAATATAATCATGAGCTTTAAGAATGTGGATTTGATGAATTTTGCCACAGGTGACAGCCATTTTGTGGGACTTAAGATTTACCAGAAAATATGCAGGACAGAGGTCACCTGGATTGCCGTAAAGAATACCCTGGTATTCACCCTGTGGTGTCTTGTATTCCAATTCCCCATCGGGTTTCTCATGGCGCTGTTTTTCGGCCAGGATTTTAAGGGAGCCGGACCCCTGCGGGCCGTCAATGTGGTGGCCTGGATGATTCCCATGGTTGCGGTAGCCGGTGTGTTCAAATACATGTTCAACAGCGATATAGGAATCATGAACCGTATACTGATGGGGCTGCACCTGATTCAGAAGCCGGTGGAATGGCTGGCACATGGGAATACGGCCATGGCAGCCATCATAATCGCAAACATATGGAAGGGAGTTCCGTTTAACATGATTCTTCTGGCAACGGCGCTGACCACAGTACCCCAGGATATCTATGAATCAGCCAGTATTGACGGAGCCACCAGAATACAAAGATTCTTTTATATTACAGTGCCTCTTTTGAGGCCGGCCATCATATCGGTGCTAACACTGGGATTCATCTATACCTTTAAGGTGTTTGACCTGGTGTATGTGATGACGGGGGGTGGACCTGGATCTTCCACGGAGATGCTGTCCACCCTGGCTTACCGCTATTCCTTCAGTGAATATAACTTCTCCCAGGGAGCGGCTGTGGCCAACATTCTGTTTGTAATGCTTATGGCGGTGGGAATGATTTATATTCATATTGTGACGCGGGAAGACGAAAATTAG
- a CDS encoding sensor histidine kinase, giving the protein MRKFIPWIKGHFLYKIRYQITIFLFFVTFLPVISIQLFNYEKTSEMLFTKNHSLLADNLQLTQNSINNVLTDYKRILFQISTDVTCMDNILELSKVSPDSAEYRRISESLETYIKANILMYPEIQALCVISTTGTPYIYVQKRQKTQPIIDYFEANKEELNQLLLSSTRSIIGSVHDGSPYYDPEHPVFFLGSRTIHYEKMKITGSILLFISPDKMNSAINNPDSQVYPFTDKLLVDSSGRLICSKDRNTGKILGSLENYKAIDWDSLSSDSGDMQGDYLVSQIPLEHFDLHLINIVDYRQMTKDLEALWTTITLAISAILLVSMLVAYVLCHKFIFSIENVAAKMNLFDEHHLDVEIRNMSRNELRIIESSFNRMLGQIRGLLDENKQQYKKICEAELKSLELQINPHFLFNTLDSICWTAAQENCLTVSEQLNKLAAILRHTVYNMNCVVPLQDEICWMQNYLDLQKSRFHGRFSYDIHDLTKGRRIYIHKLLLQPFLENALIHGFENLPRKGRLEIACRITGQSHLLLQVSDNGCGIPEDKVREINLLFTTGRSAFTGIGLTNIAYRTKGYYPHSRIFVSSSPMGTCFKIFIPMNEME; this is encoded by the coding sequence GTGAGAAAATTCATCCCATGGATAAAGGGACATTTTTTATATAAAATACGATACCAGATTACCATTTTCCTGTTCTTTGTGACCTTTCTCCCGGTCATCAGCATTCAGCTTTTTAACTATGAAAAGACTTCCGAAATGCTGTTTACTAAAAACCACTCCCTCCTGGCAGATAACCTGCAGCTGACCCAGAACAGCATCAATAACGTGCTGACGGATTACAAACGTATCCTGTTCCAGATATCCACCGATGTTACCTGCATGGATAATATACTGGAACTGTCCAAGGTATCTCCTGATTCCGCAGAATACAGGCGCATCTCTGAGTCGCTGGAAACATATATCAAAGCCAATATTCTCATGTACCCGGAAATACAGGCATTGTGTGTCATCAGCACCACCGGCACCCCCTATATCTACGTTCAGAAACGCCAGAAAACCCAGCCAATCATAGATTATTTTGAGGCGAATAAGGAAGAACTGAACCAGCTTCTTCTCTCGTCGACCCGTTCCATCATTGGTTCCGTCCACGACGGCAGCCCTTATTATGACCCAGAGCACCCGGTATTCTTTCTGGGCAGCAGAACCATACATTATGAAAAAATGAAAATAACCGGCAGCATACTTCTGTTCATCTCACCGGATAAGATGAACTCTGCCATCAATAACCCGGATTCCCAGGTCTATCCCTTTACGGATAAACTACTGGTGGATTCCTCCGGAAGGCTTATCTGTTCCAAAGACAGAAACACCGGAAAAATCCTTGGCAGCCTGGAAAACTACAAAGCCATAGACTGGGACAGCCTCTCCTCTGACTCCGGGGACATGCAGGGGGATTATCTGGTATCCCAGATACCGCTGGAGCATTTTGACCTGCACCTTATAAATATAGTGGATTACAGACAGATGACAAAGGACCTGGAGGCGCTGTGGACCACCATTACCCTGGCCATATCAGCCATCCTGCTGGTGTCCATGCTGGTCGCCTATGTGCTCTGCCACAAGTTCATATTCTCCATTGAAAATGTGGCCGCCAAAATGAATCTGTTTGACGAGCATCATCTGGATGTGGAAATCAGGAACATGAGCAGGAATGAGCTTCGCATCATAGAATCTTCCTTTAACCGGATGCTGGGGCAGATCCGGGGCCTGTTGGATGAAAACAAGCAGCAGTATAAGAAAATCTGCGAGGCTGAGTTAAAATCTCTGGAGCTCCAAATCAATCCCCACTTTTTGTTCAACACCCTGGATTCCATCTGTTGGACGGCTGCCCAGGAAAACTGTCTGACCGTAAGCGAACAGCTCAACAAGCTGGCTGCCATTCTGCGCCACACAGTATATAATATGAACTGCGTGGTTCCTCTCCAGGATGAAATCTGCTGGATGCAGAATTATCTGGATTTACAGAAAAGCCGGTTTCACGGCCGTTTCTCCTACGACATACACGACCTGACAAAGGGCAGGCGAATTTATATCCATAAGCTGCTTTTACAGCCGTTTTTGGAAAACGCCCTGATTCACGGATTTGAAAATCTGCCCCGCAAGGGCCGTCTGGAGATTGCCTGCCGTATCACCGGACAATCCCACCTGCTCCTTCAGGTGTCTGACAACGGCTGCGGCATACCGGAAGATAAGGTGAGGGAAATCAATCTTCTCTTTACCACAGGACGGTCCGCCTTTACCGGCATAGGGCTGACTAATATTGCTTACCGCACAAAGGGCTATTATCCTCACAGCCGTATTTTTGTGTCATCCTCTCCTATGGGCACCTGCTTTAAGATATTTATACCAATGAATGAAATGGAGTGA